The proteins below are encoded in one region of Candidatus Cloacimonas sp.:
- a CDS encoding S1 RNA-binding domain-containing protein, with the protein MSDKLHTTSSKAAMREMKDEYLRMLEESFQNTAEIKKGDVIEAPIVSISDQYLILNLGGKYDAYAEIGEFSNASGVLSYKVGDSLKGYVVDQNENGYVIAKSLTKQYVDKQSILEAYEKKIPVQGKIFTPTKGGFNVDILGAKAFCPVSQVSQRSSEDTAQYIGKTMDFLVIECSENCRRIVVSHRQLEEMQEQERKEAALAKLNVGDVVTGKVLRMTTFGAFVDLDGIEGLLHISEISWQHIVKPQDELKKGQEIEVKILDIKGEKIALSRKALLENPFEQALKELHEGDIINCRVLRLHNFGAFAELKPGVEGLIPVSEMSRNRQISHPREIVKEGDWVQVQILRIDEDTRKISLSLKALEEDPWDKIDEIVQLENPFEGIVESSTNFGVFVTISEGITGLLPKSRVRKSDSFQSGDPITLMVTAIDKDNHRITLDYTDRTPMEIAEERARSEEHNHREQHNDRPHSSNQRRGGRNRNDEDWRKYASQKVNPVTDNPFKDL; encoded by the coding sequence ATGTCAGATAAGTTACATACTACCAGCAGCAAAGCTGCTATGAGAGAAATGAAGGATGAATATCTGCGGATGTTGGAAGAATCCTTTCAAAACACGGCTGAAATTAAAAAGGGCGATGTTATTGAAGCCCCTATTGTAAGTATCAGCGACCAATATTTAATTTTGAATTTGGGCGGCAAATATGATGCTTATGCCGAAATCGGAGAATTTTCCAACGCCAGTGGAGTTCTATCTTACAAAGTGGGAGACAGCTTAAAAGGTTATGTTGTTGACCAGAATGAAAATGGCTATGTTATAGCTAAAAGTTTAACCAAGCAATATGTAGATAAGCAGTCAATCCTTGAGGCATACGAAAAGAAAATTCCCGTGCAGGGAAAGATATTTACTCCTACCAAGGGTGGCTTTAATGTTGATATTTTAGGAGCAAAGGCATTTTGTCCCGTTTCTCAAGTATCTCAAAGGTCCTCAGAAGATACTGCTCAATATATAGGCAAAACGATGGATTTTCTGGTAATAGAATGTTCCGAAAATTGCCGTCGGATTGTTGTTTCGCATCGGCAGCTTGAAGAAATGCAGGAGCAGGAAAGAAAAGAAGCAGCTTTAGCCAAACTGAATGTAGGGGATGTTGTTACCGGCAAGGTCTTGCGGATGACCACTTTTGGCGCTTTTGTAGATTTAGATGGCATTGAGGGTTTGTTACATATTTCGGAAATTTCCTGGCAGCATATAGTTAAACCGCAGGACGAGCTGAAAAAAGGGCAGGAAATTGAAGTTAAAATTCTGGATATTAAGGGAGAAAAAATTGCCCTGTCCCGCAAAGCGCTTTTAGAAAATCCTTTTGAACAGGCATTGAAAGAACTGCACGAAGGCGATATTATTAATTGTCGGGTTCTGCGTTTACATAATTTTGGAGCATTTGCAGAACTTAAACCCGGGGTGGAAGGGCTGATACCTGTTTCTGAAATGAGCCGCAATCGCCAAATATCTCATCCGCGGGAAATTGTAAAAGAAGGGGACTGGGTGCAGGTGCAAATTCTTCGCATAGATGAAGATACCCGCAAAATATCCCTTTCCTTGAAGGCCTTGGAAGAAGACCCTTGGGATAAAATTGACGAAATTGTACAGCTGGAAAATCCTTTTGAAGGAATTGTAGAAAGTTCCACCAATTTTGGCGTTTTTGTTACTATCAGTGAAGGTATTACAGGGCTTTTACCTAAATCCAGAGTCCGGAAAAGCGATAGTTTTCAATCAGGCGATCCCATAACTTTAATGGTGACTGCCATAGATAAAGATAATCACAGAATTACTTTGGATTATACAGACCGCACACCGATGGAAATTGCTGAAGAGCGTGCCCGTTCTGAAGAACATAATCATAGAGAACAGCATAACGATAGACCTCATAGCTCAAATCAGCGCCGGGGTGGAAGAAATCGTAATGATGAGGATTGGCGCAAGTATGCCAGCCAAAAAGTGAATCCTGTAACAGATAATCCCTTTAAAGATTTATAA
- the nuoE gene encoding NADH-quinone oxidoreductase subunit NuoE, with translation MAKGLTMANDIELLDEILAKYQGKKGSLIPLLQETQNTLGFLSRETMAYIAEKMHIPAAEIFGVATFYSMFRLKPQGKHLIRVCKGTACHVSDADGIKKAVMDALQLSEEENTTADMQFTVMEVACLGCCSLSPVIMIDGRTYGKLTPGAIPAVLKQYETEDTL, from the coding sequence ATGGCTAAAGGATTGACTATGGCAAACGATATTGAACTGCTGGATGAAATTCTGGCTAAGTATCAAGGCAAAAAGGGGTCTTTAATTCCGTTATTACAAGAAACGCAGAATACCCTGGGTTTTTTATCCCGGGAAACAATGGCTTACATAGCGGAAAAAATGCATATTCCGGCAGCTGAGATTTTTGGTGTAGCTACCTTTTATTCAATGTTTCGTTTAAAACCACAGGGAAAACATCTTATTCGTGTTTGTAAAGGAACTGCTTGTCATGTTTCCGATGCGGATGGCATAAAAAAAGCCGTGATGGATGCATTACAGCTTTCCGAAGAGGAAAATACAACTGCCGATATGCAGTTTACTGTAATGGAAGTTGCCTGCCTGGGTTGCTGTTCTTTATCTCCGGTAATTATGATAGACGGAAGAACTTATGGTAAATTAACGCCGGGGGCAATTCCTGCTGTTCTGAAACAATATGAAACCGAGGATACTTTATGA
- a CDS encoding NADH-quinone oxidoreductase subunit NuoF: MNNIIVKVGLASCGVAAGAKEVYNALEQYLENNPRPVTLKKTACIGMCFEEPIVQFEGSELGSIHIGRANPETIIQILEDYIAGKAPAENIILAEKISGKHNALLANQQRIVLRNCGIIDPECLEDYEAGDGYKALQKALQMERTAIIEEIKKSGLRGRGGAGFPTGLKWQFCASENSDKKYVICNADEGDPGAFMDRSTLEGDPHSVIEGMTIGAYAIGANEGYIYCRAEYPMALEHLKTAISAAEEKGYLGKNILGSSFSFDLHIKEGAGAFVCGEETALMQSIEGKRGMPTLRPPYPAAKGLWGKPTNINNVETWANIPWIIMHGAQEFRKYGTEKSPGTKVFALAGKIAGSGLIEVPMGITLQDIIYNVGGGMKTSKPFKAVQMGGPSGGCIPAEKLDTIVDYDSITATGAIMGSGGMVVMDTGTCMVDVARFFLNFTQNESCGKCTFCRIGTKRMLEILTRITEGKGELQDIEKLEELAVNIIKGSLCGLGQTAPNPVLTTLRYFKDEYLAHIVDKHCPAGVCNALITYKINPEKCIGCTLCARKCPVSCISGQVKQVHTIDQSKCTKCGTCFQVCKFDAVTKE, encoded by the coding sequence ATGAATAATATAATCGTAAAAGTTGGTTTGGCAAGTTGTGGTGTTGCAGCTGGTGCCAAAGAAGTATATAATGCCCTGGAACAATATCTTGAAAATAATCCAAGACCTGTTACTCTAAAAAAGACAGCGTGCATTGGAATGTGTTTTGAGGAGCCAATTGTGCAATTTGAGGGCTCCGAACTTGGTTCTATTCATATCGGTAGAGCTAATCCGGAAACCATAATTCAAATACTGGAGGACTATATAGCCGGAAAAGCACCTGCCGAAAATATCATTTTAGCTGAAAAGATAAGCGGTAAGCATAATGCTCTTTTGGCAAATCAGCAAAGAATCGTTTTACGCAATTGCGGAATTATAGACCCGGAATGCCTTGAGGATTATGAAGCCGGAGATGGTTATAAAGCACTGCAAAAAGCACTGCAAATGGAAAGAACAGCCATCATTGAAGAAATTAAAAAATCCGGTTTAAGAGGAAGAGGTGGAGCTGGTTTTCCTACAGGGCTGAAATGGCAATTTTGTGCCTCTGAAAATTCGGATAAGAAATATGTAATTTGTAACGCTGATGAAGGAGACCCCGGTGCTTTTATGGACCGCAGTACTCTGGAAGGTGACCCCCATTCTGTAATTGAAGGTATGACTATTGGTGCTTATGCCATTGGAGCTAACGAGGGCTATATTTACTGTCGTGCAGAATATCCTATGGCTTTGGAACATTTGAAAACAGCTATTTCTGCCGCCGAAGAAAAGGGTTATCTGGGAAAAAACATTCTGGGCAGCTCCTTCAGTTTTGATTTACATATCAAAGAAGGAGCCGGTGCTTTCGTTTGCGGAGAAGAAACTGCTTTAATGCAATCCATTGAAGGAAAAAGAGGTATGCCAACTCTACGCCCTCCGTATCCTGCAGCAAAAGGACTTTGGGGCAAACCAACAAACATCAATAATGTAGAGACCTGGGCAAATATTCCCTGGATAATTATGCACGGGGCACAGGAATTCAGGAAATACGGAACGGAAAAATCACCCGGAACCAAGGTCTTTGCCTTAGCCGGAAAAATTGCCGGTAGCGGTTTAATTGAAGTTCCCATGGGAATTACATTGCAGGATATTATCTACAATGTCGGAGGAGGAATGAAGACCTCCAAACCCTTTAAAGCAGTCCAAATGGGAGGTCCTTCCGGGGGCTGTATTCCTGCTGAAAAACTTGATACTATAGTTGATTATGATTCTATTACGGCAACAGGTGCAATTATGGGTTCCGGAGGTATGGTGGTAATGGATACAGGAACCTGTATGGTTGATGTAGCCAGGTTTTTCCTTAATTTTACCCAAAACGAATCCTGCGGCAAATGCACTTTTTGCCGCATTGGTACAAAACGGATGCTGGAAATTTTAACCCGCATTACTGAAGGGAAAGGTGAATTGCAAGACATTGAAAAACTGGAAGAACTGGCAGTAAATATTATCAAGGGTTCTCTTTGTGGTTTGGGTCAAACAGCTCCCAATCCGGTTTTAACTACTTTACGCTATTTTAAGGATGAATATTTGGCTCATATTGTAGATAAACACTGTCCCGCAGGTGTTTGCAATGCTCTCATAACCTATAAAATAAATCCCGAAAAATGTATCGGCTGCACTCTTTGTGCCCGAAAATGTCCTGTTTCCTGCATTTCCGGACAAGTAAAACAAGTTCATACTATAGACCAAAGCAAGTGTACTAAATGTGGAACCTGTTTCCAGGTATGCAAGTTTGATGCCGTAACTAAAGAATAG